A genomic stretch from Asterias rubens chromosome 19, eAstRub1.3, whole genome shotgun sequence includes:
- the LOC117302948 gene encoding uncharacterized protein C1orf112-like has translation MSQSESQGSFLDEVGTWSKDTCKLRLSETLPKLISQYGNGDEATIKTSILKLIVGSFLPCLEIQNIEEQLFAQILPQTCQLFDDTLSKVKESIKDVSTQQDNYGIREKMQTFLQIALGMIESLGSCISYVIDALSGGALSLDTVRTLPSSVLHIVSRSFHHCKDSNTIYGDHFPHVSEILSLLFKKAYGLQKSLTVMLDAVKVTTEDGEECIEAMAQLCSGFHDLCIIIGDMDSTLLVSTWRFVIKMVCKHKEPLKNVLQIHPIVVTLCSDIKTNYEHCLRLAPHPPSTQSSQGGDERAFTKTLKICSLCLKMLMHLLKEFQGYLGPCQNELYNLIIHLQSLASPGIHAPTIFSGPSAEIDRTLLICIEPLLQLVIDNQLFRDVVTAKNQELADTLQFGRLLTLVKILKMLPSRTEETKTAWIDSTTASWEQPRDSVMQALFRSYKHCYVESALPVKLPVLLCQGQPQQEVSLRTYLIINVCGFIAAVSTRHFGVVECCLLENVLGCDFDSALLAMDVWCFLARYGSANLCASHVHHVADLLTSIPANHSPGYIHMSMLLWRLVPLMAQEHQDELISKYPPETNLALWRQLPLLAFREEKRTLIAEAVVSHGLEQCEAWLGRTEHTLGLLQHLESALSCIFSMYRQFENTKPPVRSQLTQKVQGLVVRLWEALPLDRIKSCDIVGTLINLTGLLLTELNPCDLAKVTKQLCTLQKNPSLKLRLDIVNLLHRFRKVKVQPCSQLKSILDGVTELFSSVLSDKNCIIRQMSLQAFSKFAEETAHESVVPECLHVETTQNRVVDFLNQTPQDCSIKSEVEWLQHQAEKLVEYALKVSAEERRLPSDGTVCEWATGTSGEQESWDKEGSSRTEEPAAKRSRMGHNDEGYRQAIEAISTSLKVIQELRESKNDTPPSWLRMELNTLRDRLVGLVPDS, from the exons ATGTCCCAGAGTGAGAGCCAGGGTTCCTTTTTGGATGAAGTAGGAACATGGAGTAAAGATACCTGCAAGCTACGACTGTCAGAGACACTTCCAAAACTTATT TCTCAGTATGGAAACGGAGATGAAGCAACAATCAAGACATCAATACTCAAACTCATTGTGGGTTCTTTCCTGCCTTGTCTTGAGATACAAAATATAGAAGAGCAACTCTTTGCTCAAATCCTTCCCCAG ACTTGTCAACTGTTTGATGACACTCTGTCGAAAGTCAAGGAATCAATCAAAGACGTTTCAACCCAACAAGACAATTATGGCATCAGagaaaaaatgcaaacatttctACAG aTCGCCTTAGGCATGATTGAGAGCTTGGGATCATGCATCAGCTACGTCATTGACGCCCTGAGTGGGGGCGCTCTTTCCTTGGACACAGTACGAACACTGCCCTCGTCTGTGCTTCACATTGTAAGCAGATCTTTTCACCACTGCAAA GACAGCAACACCATATATGGGGACCACTTCCCTCATGTGTCTGAGATACTATCGTTGCTCTTCAAGAAGGCGTACGGTTTGCAGAAGTCCCTGACGGTGATGCTGGATGCGGTGAAAGTAACTACAGAGGATGGTGAGGAATGCATCGAGGCAATGGCACAAC TTTGCAGCGGGTTCCATGACTTGTGTATCATCATTGGTGATATGGACAGTACATTACTGGTTAGTACCTGGAGGTTTGTTATTAAGATGGTCTGCAAACACAAGGAGCCGCTCAAGAACGTCTTACAG ATCCATCCCATAGTAGTCACGCTGTGCTCCGACATCAAGACAAACTACGAGCATTGCCTGCGTCTTGCCCCTCATCCTCCATCAACTCAGTCCTCCCAGGGAGGAGACGAGAGAGCCTTCACTAAGACCCTCAAGATCTGCAGTCTCTGCCTTAAGATGCTGATGCACCTACTCAAGGAATTCCAGGGTTACTTGGGACCCTGTCAGAACGAGCTGTACAACTTGATCATTCATCTACAGAG TCTTGCCTCTCCAGGGATCCATGCTCCGACCATCTTCAGCGGCCCTAGCGCTGAGATTGATCGAACCTTGCTGATTTGCATAGAGCCTCTGCTACAGCTTGTCATTGACAATCAGTTATTCCGGGACGTTGTCACCGCTAAAAACCAAG AGCTTGCAGACACACTTCAGTTCGGAAGACTTCTGACTCTGGTGAAGATCTTGAAGATGCTGCCGTCTCGTACAGAGGAAACTAAGACAGCTTGGATTGATTCTACCACAGCATCTTGGGAGCAGCCCAGGGATTCAGTGATGCAGGCACTCTTCAGATCCTATAAACATT GTTATGTCGAGTCGGCCTTACCTGTCAAACTACCGGTTCTTCTGTGCCAGGGTCAGCCACAACAGGAAGTCAGCCTGAGGACGTATCTGATCATCAATGTGTGTGGATTCATCGCAGCGGTCAGTACGCGACATTTCGGTGTCGTTGAGTGCTGTCTGTTAGAGAACGTATTGGGTTGTGACTTTGACAGCGCTCTTCTTGCTATGGACGTGTGGTGCTTTCTAGCTAG GTACGGTTCTGCCAACCTGTGTGCAAGTCATGTTCATCATGTGGCTGACCTCCTGACCTCCATTCCAGCCAATCACAGTCCAGGTTACATACATATGAGTATGTTGCTATGGCGACTGGTTCCTCTGATGGCACAGGAACATCAG GATGAGTTGATTTCCAAGTACCCTCCAGAGACGAACTTAGCTCTATGGAGGCAGCTTCCACTTTTGGCATTCAGAGAGGAGAAGAGGACACTTATTGCAGAGGCTGTAGTGTCCCATGGCTTGGAGCAGTGTGAAGCCTGGCTGGGTAGGACAGAACACACGCTGGGGTTATTGCAACACCTG GAATCAGCACTTTCATGCATATTCAGTATGTACAGGCAGTTTGAAAACACCAAACCACCAGTCAGATCGCAGCTTACTCAAAAGGTGCAGGGATTGGTTGTCAGGCTGTGGGAAGCTCTCCCATTGGACAGAATCAAATCATGTGATATTGTCGGCACTCTCATTAACCTGACAGGGTTACTCTTAACAGAGCTGAACCCATGTGATTTGGCAAAG GTGACGAAGCAGCTGTGCACTCTGCAGAAGAATCCATCCTTAAAGCTCAGACTGGATATTGTCAATTTACTGCACAGGTTTAGGAAGGTCAAAGTTCAACCTTGTTCCCAG CTGAAGAGTATCTTGGATGGTGTGACCGAGTTATTTTCCAGCGTTCTCAGTGACAAGAATTGCATCATACGTCAGATGTCGTTGCAAGCCTTCAGCAAGTTTGCAGAG GAAACTGCTCATGAGTCAGTCGTACCAGAGTGTCTTCATGTGGAGACAACACAGAACAGAGTGGTGGATTTCTTGaatcag ACGCCCCAGGATTGCTCCATCAAAAGCGAGGTAGAATGGCTACAGCATCAAGCTGAGAAGCTTGTGGAGTACGCCTTAAAGGTGTCAGCTGAGGAGAGAAGGCTACCCTCTGATGGGACTGTGTGTGAGTGGGCGACTGGAACTTCAGGCGAACAGGAAAGCTGGGATAAAGAAGGCTCATCAAGGACTGAAGAG CCTGCAGCTAAGAGGTCAAGGATGGGACATAATGATGAGGGCTATCGCCAGGCTATTGAAGCCATCAGCACCAGCCTGAAGGTTATACAGGAGCTGAGAGAGAGCAAGAATGATACACCGCCATCGTGGCTAAGGATGGAACTAAACACTCTTAGAGATAGACTGGTAGGCTTGGTTCCAGACTCATAA